The Thalassophryne amazonica chromosome 8, fThaAma1.1, whole genome shotgun sequence genome includes a window with the following:
- the bmt2 gene encoding S-adenosylmethionine sensor upstream of mTORC1 isoform X1: MDSMNSADTGETKNNEERFYLPIPDQMPCKKEQEKLSGVVKSVHRKLRRKYIEVGDFEKIWREHCEDEQTLSEYAFAMKNLADNHWAKNCEGEGRIEWCRSVCQEYFLDGGMKRMLEKDAKNAAHAMSVTKASANAEPNGIVQSSIPTLGKMRLLDVGSCFNPFLKFDEFLTVGIDIVPAVESVYKCDFLNLQLQQPLQLAGDAVETFLRHLHNPIDALPAQLFHVVVFSLLLSYFPSPYQRWICCKKAHELLELHGLLLIITPDSSHQNRHALMMRSWRVAVESLGFKRYKYVKYSHMHLIAFRKVSVATTTDLVSRNYPEMLFIPQDFHSTEEEDCADMPEQVRSDLEDDQLAWGFTELPDTLYDSDSGESQSSSVPGFQELEDPILLQS, translated from the exons ATGGACTCCATGAACAGTGCCGACACGGGAGAGACGAAAAACAACGAAGAGCGGTTTTACTTGCCGATTCCAGATCAAATGCCGTGTAAGAAGGAGCAGGAGAAGTTGTCAGGCGTGGTGAAAAGCGTCCACAGGAAACTGCGCAGGAAATATATAGAAG TGGGTGACTTTGAGAAGATCTGGCGGGAGCACTGTGAGGATGAGCAGACACTTAGTGAATATGCTTTTGCCATGAAAAATCTTGCTGACAACCACTGGGCCAAAAACTGTGAAGGAGAAGGACGTATTGAATGGTGTCGAAG TGTCTGTCAAGAGTATTTTTtggatggtggaatgaaaagaatGCTTGAAAAAGATGCAAAAAATGCAGCTCATGCCATGAGTGTGACTAAGGCATCGGCAAATGCGGAACCTAATGGTATCGTCCAAAG TTCAATACCCACGCTGGGCAAAATGCGCCTTCTTGATGTAGGAAGCTGCTTCAACCCTTTCTTGAAGTTTGATGAGTTTCTTACAGTCGGCATCGACATTGTGCCTGCAGTTGAG AGTGTGTACAAGTGTGACTTCCTCAACCTTCAGCTCCAGCAGCCCCTCCAGCTGGCGGGTGATGCCGTAGAGACCTTCCTCCGCCATCTCCACAACCCTATCGACGCTCTGCCAGCTCAGCTTTTCCACGTGGTGGTCTTCTCCCTGCTCCTTTCCTACTTCCCCTCACCATACCAACGCTGGATCTGCTGCAAGAAGGCCCACGAGCTGCTGGAACTGCACGGCCTCCTGCTCATCATCACGCCCGACTCCTCCCATCAAAACCGCCACGCGCTCATGATGCGCAGCTGGCGCGTGGCAGTGGAGTCGCTGGGCTTCAAGCGTTACAAATACGTCAAATATTCCCACATGCACCTGATTGCGTTCCGTAAGGTGTCTGTGGCCACCACCACCGACCTGGTGTCTCGTAACTACCCCGAGATGCTCTTCATCCCTCAGGACTTCCACTCCACTGAGGAGGAAGACTGTGCCGACATGCCTGAGCAGGTGCGCTCTGATCTCGAGGATGACCAGCTGGCTTGGGGCTTCACCGAGCTCCCCGACACGCTGTATGATTCTGATTCCGGAGAAAGCCAGAGCAGCTCGGTGCCTGGCTTCCAGGAACTGGAGGACCCCATCCTGCTGCAGAGCTAG
- the bmt2 gene encoding S-adenosylmethionine sensor upstream of mTORC1 isoform X2 yields MGDFEKIWREHCEDEQTLSEYAFAMKNLADNHWAKNCEGEGRIEWCRSVCQEYFLDGGMKRMLEKDAKNAAHAMSVTKASANAEPNGIVQSSIPTLGKMRLLDVGSCFNPFLKFDEFLTVGIDIVPAVESVYKCDFLNLQLQQPLQLAGDAVETFLRHLHNPIDALPAQLFHVVVFSLLLSYFPSPYQRWICCKKAHELLELHGLLLIITPDSSHQNRHALMMRSWRVAVESLGFKRYKYVKYSHMHLIAFRKVSVATTTDLVSRNYPEMLFIPQDFHSTEEEDCADMPEQVRSDLEDDQLAWGFTELPDTLYDSDSGESQSSSVPGFQELEDPILLQS; encoded by the exons A TGGGTGACTTTGAGAAGATCTGGCGGGAGCACTGTGAGGATGAGCAGACACTTAGTGAATATGCTTTTGCCATGAAAAATCTTGCTGACAACCACTGGGCCAAAAACTGTGAAGGAGAAGGACGTATTGAATGGTGTCGAAG TGTCTGTCAAGAGTATTTTTtggatggtggaatgaaaagaatGCTTGAAAAAGATGCAAAAAATGCAGCTCATGCCATGAGTGTGACTAAGGCATCGGCAAATGCGGAACCTAATGGTATCGTCCAAAG TTCAATACCCACGCTGGGCAAAATGCGCCTTCTTGATGTAGGAAGCTGCTTCAACCCTTTCTTGAAGTTTGATGAGTTTCTTACAGTCGGCATCGACATTGTGCCTGCAGTTGAG AGTGTGTACAAGTGTGACTTCCTCAACCTTCAGCTCCAGCAGCCCCTCCAGCTGGCGGGTGATGCCGTAGAGACCTTCCTCCGCCATCTCCACAACCCTATCGACGCTCTGCCAGCTCAGCTTTTCCACGTGGTGGTCTTCTCCCTGCTCCTTTCCTACTTCCCCTCACCATACCAACGCTGGATCTGCTGCAAGAAGGCCCACGAGCTGCTGGAACTGCACGGCCTCCTGCTCATCATCACGCCCGACTCCTCCCATCAAAACCGCCACGCGCTCATGATGCGCAGCTGGCGCGTGGCAGTGGAGTCGCTGGGCTTCAAGCGTTACAAATACGTCAAATATTCCCACATGCACCTGATTGCGTTCCGTAAGGTGTCTGTGGCCACCACCACCGACCTGGTGTCTCGTAACTACCCCGAGATGCTCTTCATCCCTCAGGACTTCCACTCCACTGAGGAGGAAGACTGTGCCGACATGCCTGAGCAGGTGCGCTCTGATCTCGAGGATGACCAGCTGGCTTGGGGCTTCACCGAGCTCCCCGACACGCTGTATGATTCTGATTCCGGAGAAAGCCAGAGCAGCTCGGTGCCTGGCTTCCAGGAACTGGAGGACCCCATCCTGCTGCAGAGCTAG